GGGCTCGCCGTGCTGGACGCGGCCTTTCTCGGCCAAGCCCCCCACGAGCCCCTGTACGCGCGGGAGCGGGCGCGCGGCCTGATCATCGCCTCGGACTGCACCGCGCCGCGGGAAACCTGCTTCTGCACGGCGATCGGCGAGCATCCCCACGCGTGGGTGGATTTCGATCTGAACCTGACGCCCGTGCCGCGCGGGTATGTCGCGGTGTCGGCCTCGGAAAAGGGGGACCGCCTGATCGCCGAACATCCGGAATGGTTCGCGCTCGCCGCCGACGAGGATATCGTCGCGCGGGAGACGCTGCGAAGCCGGATCGAGCGCCAGGTGCGCGCGCAGTGCGCCGCCGCCGGCGTGCCGGACCGTGCGGCGCTTGACGGCGTAATGGACGGCGCGTACGACAGCGGGTTCTGGCGCGATCTGGCGTCGGCCTGTGTCGAATGCGGCGCGTGCAATACCGTCTGCCCCACGTGCCATTGTTTTTTGCTGCACGACACCCTCGATGCCGGAGAAAACGCGCGCTTCCGGACCTGGGACGCATGCCTCCTGAAGGATTTCGCACGCTGCGCGGGCGGGGGAAATCCCCGGGCGAAGCTCTGGATGCGCCTGCGCAACCGCTTTGACAAGAAATTTTCCTACTTTCCTGAAACGGCGGGGATCATCGCCTGCACCGGGTGCGGGCGCTGTGTCACCGCCTGTCCCGCCCGGATTGATATTCGGTCCGTGCTGCGGAAGATGGTGGATCATGGCCGTCGCGATCAATCCATACCGGCCGTTATCGGCCCGGGTGCTTGAGGTCCGCGCCGAAACTCCGTCGATCAAGACCTTCCGGCTGGAGCCGGCGGAGCCGCTCGTCTTTGCGCCGGGACAATTCATCGAGGTGACGGTTCCCGGCGTGGGGGAGGCCCCCTTCACGCCCTCGTCCAGCGCGTCGGACAGGAAGACGCTGGAAGTCACGATCATGCGCGTCGGGCGGGTGACGGAGCGGATTCACGCGCTCCAGCCCGGGGATAGGGTGGGTGTGCGCGGCCCGCTGGGGAACGGGTACCCGCTGGAGGATTTCGACGGGCGCGAGGTGGTGGTGGTCGGCGGCGGGTGCGGTTTCGCGCCGCTCCGGAGCCTGATGTACGCGTT
This is a stretch of genomic DNA from Candidatus Hydrogenedentota bacterium. It encodes these proteins:
- a CDS encoding 4Fe-4S dicluster domain-containing protein is translated as MYLVSKTSLDQFLAWACGSYRVFVPVNRNGALHFTRYEPGAPIAADLGVCRASESARDFFFPPRKRVALGLGGDDAESSEKPVCLVGVKACDVHGLAVLDAAFLGQAPHEPLYARERARGLIIASDCTAPRETCFCTAIGEHPHAWVDFDLNLTPVPRGYVAVSASEKGDRLIAEHPEWFALAADEDIVARETLRSRIERQVRAQCAAAGVPDRAALDGVMDGAYDSGFWRDLASACVECGACNTVCPTCHCFLLHDTLDAGENARFRTWDACLLKDFARCAGGGNPRAKLWMRLRNRFDKKFSYFPETAGIIACTGCGRCVTACPARIDIRSVLRKMVDHGRRDQSIPAVIGPGA